Proteins encoded together in one Salvelinus fontinalis isolate EN_2023a chromosome 6, ASM2944872v1, whole genome shotgun sequence window:
- the LOC129857660 gene encoding LOW QUALITY PROTEIN: tumor protein p53-inducible nuclear protein 1-like (The sequence of the model RefSeq protein was modified relative to this genomic sequence to represent the inferred CDS: inserted 1 base in 1 codon), with amino-acid sequence MTKTPVPRPRTAQPPLAPFXAPPRSTSMFQRLTSVLFGDDVEEVSGGGPGEQGFGQKEEDEEWILVDYLAEACSSPCGDGLSEVDLTSEEEEDLVVVPSPIASSPIRYASCSSLDSTTDTEDGGPEEEEEEEEGGFQCLEACSLEESWFVTPPPCFSGGRRGKPMVLETSPLENLLIEHPSMSVYTTHCPPRLSLNLNLCLPLVDAPAAVVKEPGRRSLDTPCHRPETVVQRRAGLHAGCYAAAVSARASGLLDQAQHHGRLTQRVRGAAQHQLLSRNALRRLNLLRTGGAKQAKTTTTYLHQPGQRHLNY; translated from the exons ATGACCAAAACGCCTGTTCCCCGTCCTCGCACCGCTCAGCCCCCCCTTGCTCCCT GTGCTCCCCCGAGGAGTACCAGTATGTTCCAGAGGCTCACCAGTGTCCTGTTCGGGGACGATGTGGAGGAGGTGAGCGGAGGAGGCCCCGGAGAACAGGGCTTTGGCCagaaggaggaggatgaagagtggATCCTGGTGGACTATCTGG CCGAGGCCTGCTCTAGCCCCTGTGGTGATGGCTTGTCTGAGGTGGACCTGActtcggaggaggaggaggaccttgtGGTCGTCCCCTCTCCCATCGCCAGCTCCCCCATCCGCTATGCCTCCTGCTCCTCCCTGGACTCCACCACCGACACCGAGGATGGGGGtcccgaggaagaggaggaggaggaagaggggggtttCCAGTGCCTGGAGGCCTGTTCTCTAGAGGAGAGCTGGTTCGTCACTCCCCCACCCTGCTTCAGCGGGGGGAGGAGGGGCAAGCCTATGGTACTAGAGACCAGCCCCCTGGAGAACCTGCTGATAGAACACCCCAGCATGTCTGTGTACACCACCCACTGTCCCCCACGACTCTCCCTCAACCTCAATCTCTGCCTCCCCCTTGTTGACGCACCTGCCGCCGTAGTCAAGGAGCCGGGACGACGTTCGCTTGACACCCCCTGCCACAG GCCAGAGACGGTAGTGCAGCGCAGAGCCGGGCTCCATGCTGGCTGCTATGCGGCAGCCGTCTCAGCCCGGGCCTCAGGCCTCCTAGACCAGGCCCAGCATCATGGACGCCTGACTCAAAGGGTACGTGGCGCCGCCCAGCACCAGCTCCTCTCCCGCAATGCCCTACGCCGCCTCAACCTGCTGCGTACTGGAGGGGCCAAGCAGGCCAAGACCACCACCACCTATCTACACCAGCCTGGCCAGAGGCACCTCAACTACTGA